A window of the Harpia harpyja isolate bHarHar1 chromosome 25, bHarHar1 primary haplotype, whole genome shotgun sequence genome harbors these coding sequences:
- the TAP2 gene encoding antigen peptide transporter 2, with protein MALLPAIRLACLLLLVDLVVLAALAQLAPALAHLGLAALWLEAGLRLPAFTVAGRLLAPGGPRGAAVTLSLSPAAFLTLRSLLVPYSAAPVLLATAAPVWLALTHGATAAALLVWAVPSPGRDIGTESPVAVRQLLALALAEWPVLGGAFFFLVLAVLGETAGPYCTGKALDAIQHGDGPTIFTIGLVLAADLGSSLFTGCRGGLFTWAQARLKLGTCYQLFSRLLRQDLAFFQGTPAAELSTRLAKDVPLLCDVVPMSTNVALRSLGMALGLGGFMVGLSPRLALLALLEAPLIITARKVYDARYQVLQRAMLDATANTAAVVQEAVSSIETVRTFAGEEEEERRHSRAVAKMLGLKDHIDVEQALFTLIQRALQLAMQVLVLCHGRRQLREGTITTGSLVTFLLYQAKVSHHVQALVFGHGDLLSKAAASRKILEYLDREPTGDTGGTWAPTTLQGHVAFEHVSFAYPARPEHLVLQDVSFKLHPGEVTALAGLNGSGKSTCAGLLERFYEPGTGDVLLDGVPLRDYEYRYLHHQVVLVGQDPVLFSGTIRENITFGLESCGEEDVRAAAAAAGALGFILALDRGFDTDVGDKGGQLSVGEKQRIAIARALVRRPTVLILDEATSALDGEGEVAPQQWVRSGWARTVLLITHCRRMLEVADRVVVLERGAVVETGTPAELQSCCGPYSLLLQRGPGAGRPETPGTD; from the exons ATGGCTCTGCTCCCCGCCATCCGCCTggcctgcctcctgctcctggTTGACCTGGTGGTGCTGGCAGCCCTGGCCCAGCTGGCCCCGGCACTGGCCCATTTGGGTCTGGCAGCCCTGTGGCTGGaagccgggctgcggctgccggcATTTACCGTGGCTGGACGGCTGCTGGCGCCGGGGGGTCCCCGAGGAGCCGCCGTCACGCTCAGCCTCAGCCCCGCCGCCTTCCTCACCCTCCGGAGCCTCTTGGTGCCGTACAGTGCCGCGCCGGTGCTGCTGGCCACGGCCGCGCCGGTTTGGTTGGCCTTGACCCACGGCGCGACCGCTGCGGCGCTGCTGGTTTGGGCCGTGCCGTCGCCCGGCAGGGATATCGGTACCGAGTCACCGGTGGCCGTGCGGCAGTTGCTGGCGCTGGCCTTGGCCGAGTGGCCCGTCCTCGGCGGtgcctttttcttcctggtgTTGGCCGTGCTGG GTGAGACCGCGGGGCCGTACTGCACCGGCAAAGCCCTGGATGCCATCCAGCATGGGGACGGACCCACCATCTTCACCATCGGCCTGGTCCTCGCCGCCGATTTGGGCAG CTCGCTGTTTACCGGCTGCCGTGGGGGTCTCTTCACCTGGGCGCAAGCCCGGCTCAAACTGGGCACCTGCTACCAGCTCTTCTCCCGCCTGCTGCGCCAGGATCTGGCCTTCTTCCAGGGGACACCAGCAG CCGAGCTGTCCACCCGGTTGGCCAAAGACGTGCCCTTGCTGTGCGACGTGGTGCCGATGAGCACCAATGTGGCGTTGCGGAGCTTGGGGATGGCGCTGGGGTTGGGTGGCTTCATGGTGGGGCTGTCACCCCGCCTGGCGCTGCTGGCGCTGCTGGAGGCGCCCCTCATCATCACAGCACGCAAGGTCTACGATGCCCGGTACCAG GTGCTGCAGCGAGCCATGCTGGATGCCACGGCCAACACGGCGGCGGTGGTGCAGGAGGCCGTCTCCTCCATTGAGACGGTGCGGACCTTcgccggggaggaggaggaggagcgccGCCACAGCCGGGCAGTGGCCAAGATGCTGGGGCTGAAGGACCACATTGACGTGGAGCAGGCGCTCTTCACCCTCATCCAGCGG GCGCTACAGCTGGCCATGCAGGTGCTGGTGCTCTGCCACGGGCGCCGGCAGCTCCGTGAGGGGACCATCACCACCGGCAGCCTCGTCACCTTCCTCCTCTACCAGGCTAAAGTCAGCCACCACGTGCAG GCGCTGGTGTTCGGCCACGGTGACTTGCTGAGCAAAGCGGCAGCCAGTCGCAAGATCCTGGAGTACCTGGACCGGGAGCCCACCGGGGACACTGGGGGCACGTGGGCGCCCACCACGCTGCAGGGCCACGTCGCCTTCGAGCATGTCTCCTTCGCCTACCCTGCACGCCCTGAGCACCTCGTCCTGCAG GACGTCTCCTTCAAGCTGCACCCTGGTGAGGTGACGGCGTTGGCGGGACTCAATGGCAGCGGGAAGAGCACCTGCGCGGGGCTGCTAGAGCGATTTTACGAGCCTGGGACCGGGGATGTGCTGCTGGATGGGGTGCCGCTACGGGACTACGAGTACCGGTACCTCCACCACCAG GTGGTGTTGGTGGGGCAGGATCCTGTGCTTTTCTCTGGCACCATCCGGGAAAACATCACGTTCGGGCTGGAGAGCTGTGGGGAGGAGGACGTGAgggcggccgctgccgccgccggtgCCCTGGGCTTCATCTTGGCGCTGGACCGGGGTTTTGACACCG ACGTGGGGGATAAAGGGGGGCAGCTGTCGGTGGGGGAGAAGCAGCGCATCGCCATCGCCCGGGCCCTGGTGCGGCGACCCACCGTCCTCATCCTCGACGAAGCCACCAGCGCCTTGGATGGGGAGGGCGAGGTGGCG CCGCAGCAGTGGGTGCGGAGCGGGTGGGCCCGGACGGTGCTGCTCATCACCCACTGCCGACGGATGCTGGAGGTGGCCGACCGCGTCGTGGTGCTGGAACGCGGTGCTGTGGTCGAGACGGGGACACCCGCCgaactgcagagctgctgtgggcCTTACAGCCTCCTGCTGCAGCGTGGCCCCGGTGCAGGGAGGCCAGAGACCCCAGGGACGGACTGA
- the LOC128135849 gene encoding class I histocompatibility antigen, F10 alpha chain-like, translating into MAGRGRGLSHTAFDSPSGAAEERSSAMGPGRGLGPGPGPGLGLGLGLGLGVLVGAASAFHSLRYFDVAMSEPSPGVPQSMEVGYVDGNLIVRYDSETGKMVPRADWMADNLDQQYWDIETQRGQSNQQVYRIDLNTLRDRYNQSGRAHTLQRMYGCDILEDGSTRGYEQYAYDGRDFIAFDLDTMTYTAADAAAQITKRKWEKDGTVAEQWKHYLKNTCIEWLRKYVSYGRAVLERREPPMVRVSGKEAHGILTLYCRAYGFYPRPITVSWLKDGEVRDQETEWGSIAPNSDGTYYTWASIEALPEEKDKYRCRVEHASLPEPGLFMWETESKLVTIILAVAVAILLVIAIMAGFAFWKYKSGRKKKGYDPASGTDGGSGSSATGLTI; encoded by the exons ATGgctgggagggggcggggcttgagCCACACGGCGTTTGACAGTCCGAGCGGGGCCGCAGAGGAGCGGAGCAGCGCgatggggccgggccggggactgggaccgggaccgggaccgggactgggactgggactgggactggggctGGGGGTCCTCGTCGGGGCGGCGAGCG CATTCCACTCCCTGCGCTACTTCGATGTTGCCATGTCAGAGCCCAGCCCGGGGGTCCCCCAGTCTATGGAAGTGGGGTACGTGGACGGGAATCTCATTGTACGCTACGACAGTGAGACGGGGAAGATGGTGCCCCGGGCAGACTGGATGGCGGACAACCTGGACCAGCAGTACTGGGACATCGAGACCCAGAGAGGACAGAGCAATCAGCAGGTTTACCGCATTGACCTGAACACGCTGCGGGACCGCTACAACCAGAGCGGGA GGGCTCACACGCTGCAGCGCATGTACGGCTGTGACATCCTGGAGGACGGCAGCACCAGGGGGTATGAGCAGTACGCCTACGACGGGAGGGATTTCATCGCCTTCGACTTGGACACGATGACATACACCGCGGCAGACGCGGCGGCGCAAATCACCAAGAGAAAGTGGGAGAAGGACGGGACTGTCGCTGAGCAGTGGAAGCACTACCTGAAGAACACCTGCATCGAGTGGCTGAGGAAATACGTGAGCTACGGGCGGGCCGtgctggagaggagag agccccccatgGTCCGAGTGTCAGGGAAGGAGGCCCACGGGATCCTGACCTTGTACTGCCGCGCTTACGGCTTCTACCCGCGGCCCATCACCGTCAGCTGGCTGAAGGACGGCGAGGTCAGGGACCAGGAGACCGAGTGGGGCAGCATCGCGCCCAACAGCGATGGCACCTACTACACCTGGGCCTCCATCGAGGCCCTTCCAGAGGAGAAGGACAAGTACCGGTGCCGCGTGGAGCACGCCAGCCTGCCCGAGCCCGGCCTCTTCATGTGGG AGACGGAGTCCAAGCTGGTCACCATCATCCTGGCGGTGGCTGTTGCCATCCTGCTTGTGATCGCCATCATGGCCGGATTCGCCTTCTGGAAGTACAAATCAG ggaggaagaagaagggttATGATCCAGCATCAG GCACGGACGGTGGGTCTGGCAGCTCAGCCACAG GGCTCACCATCTAA